Part of the Rhodothermus bifroesti genome, TATAAAAATGCACCCGTTGCGGGAGCCTGCACCTGCAGGCGACACTACCGCTAAACCTCCTAAGAGGCTATGCCTAAGCGTGGAAAACGATATCTAAAGGCCCTTGAAATTGTGCAGCAAGCAGGGGGTGGGCCTTTTACGCTGGAAGAAGCTGCAGAACTGGTTAAAAAAACGGCCCTGGCTAAGTTTAACGAATCGGTTGATATGGACGTGCGGCTGGGGGTTGACCCTCGGCATGCCGACCAGATGGTGCGTGGCACTGTGGCTTTACCCCATGGTACGGGGAAACAAGTGCGCGTATTGGTATTGGCCGATGAGGGTCGTTGGAAAGAAGCGGAAGCTGCAGGCGCCGATTACGTGGGACTTGACCAGTACATCGAGCAGATTCAAAATGGCTGGCTGGAGTTTGATGTTGTGATTGCCACACCTCAGGTGATGAGTAAGATTGGTCGCCTGGGGCGCATCTTGGGTCCACGTGGACTGATGCCCAATCCAAAGAGCGGTACGGTAACCGAAGACGTGGCTGAAGCTGTACGACAGGTTAAGGCAGGACGCATCGATTTCCGCGTTGACAAGACTGGGAATCTCCACGTATCTATTGGCAAGGCTTCGTTCTCGAGCCAGCAGATTCGCGAGAATGCCGAGGCGTTTTTGCGCGAAGTGTTGCGCCTGCGACCACCCAGTGTCAAAGGCACCTATGTGCGCTCGATCACGCTCTCGACCACGATGGGGCCAGCAGTGCCTGTAGATCGTAGTGTGGTGCATACGCTGCGCTAAGCGAATTTAGATCTGGAGCTTGAAAAGCCATGCCACTGACAAAAGCACAAAAAGCGGCTGTTCTGGAAGAGCTCAGCGAAAAGCTGGCTGCAACGCCAGCCATTTACTTGACCTATTATAGCGGGTTGAATGTGGCGCAGCTTTCGAAACTGCGGCGCCGCTTTCGTGAGGAGGGGGTGGAATTTAAGGTGGTTAAAAACACGCTGTTGCGCATTGCAATGGAGCAGCGGGGGGGGTATGAGGCGCTTTTGCCGCTCCTGAATGGGCCAACAGCCGTTGCGTTTAGCCACGAGCCAGCAGCCCCAGCGCGCGTGCTGAAGAAATTTTTGGCGGAAGAAGGGGTTGAGCTACCGCGGCTAAAGGGTGCCTTTATCGATGGCGCAGTCTATGGGGCCGACGCGCTGGAAACGCTGGCTTCACTTAAGTCGAAAGATGAGTTGATTGCCGACATTATCGGGCTGGTGCTCTCGCCTGCCCGTAATGTGGTCGGTGCGCTTCAAGGCCCAGGCCAGCAACTGGCCGCCTTGGTAAAAGCCATTGCAGAAAAAGCGGAAGCATAATAACCATCCTTAATCAGCAGCGCAGCCTATAGAGGCGAAGACCGCTGCAGGAAACCTCGGAGGAACCATGGCAGACCTGAAAGCACTCGCAGAACAACTGGTTAACCTGACCATCAAAGAGGCCAACGAATTGGCCAAAATTCTGGAAGAAGAATACGGCATCAAGCCAGCAGCTGCTGCAGTGGCCGTGGCTGC contains:
- the rplJ gene encoding 50S ribosomal protein L10, with product MPLTKAQKAAVLEELSEKLAATPAIYLTYYSGLNVAQLSKLRRRFREEGVEFKVVKNTLLRIAMEQRGGYEALLPLLNGPTAVAFSHEPAAPARVLKKFLAEEGVELPRLKGAFIDGAVYGADALETLASLKSKDELIADIIGLVLSPARNVVGALQGPGQQLAALVKAIAEKAEA
- the rplA gene encoding 50S ribosomal protein L1 yields the protein MPKRGKRYLKALEIVQQAGGGPFTLEEAAELVKKTALAKFNESVDMDVRLGVDPRHADQMVRGTVALPHGTGKQVRVLVLADEGRWKEAEAAGADYVGLDQYIEQIQNGWLEFDVVIATPQVMSKIGRLGRILGPRGLMPNPKSGTVTEDVAEAVRQVKAGRIDFRVDKTGNLHVSIGKASFSSQQIRENAEAFLREVLRLRPPSVKGTYVRSITLSTTMGPAVPVDRSVVHTLR